CTATACCTAAGATTTATTTTGAACACCGTGGGGTCAAGGAATCAGTAGCTCATTCCTGGCATCAAACCCGGGGGTGGCAGCAGTTGGCATCCTACGCCCGCCTCTTGTGGACAATGACCTTGCCTGGTCTGGTTATACTTGGTGTTGGGCTCACCCTCTATCTGTTCCAGCTTTTGGTGGACAAGACTCTGCCTTCCCTGGCCTATCCCCTGGCCTTGCTGAGCTTCATCTTCTTCAGACTGACCTACTATGGGGCTATTGCCATGTTTATGACCAAGTTTGTGACTCTCTTGACTGGTCAGCATTTACCAAGCTACCGACGAAAGCGCCTGCGTCACCGCCTCCGTTTGCTGATTGTGGTAAGCTCTGCCTTACTCTTTGGTTTAGACGGGGCTCTCAGCCTTTATTATCCCTTTGAAAGCCTGCCAGTGACCATTTCTCACCGAGGTGTGGATGATGAAAATGGTGTCCAAAATACCCTTGAATCTCTGGAGTTAACTGCCCAGCTCAGGCCGGATTTTGTGGAGATGGACATTCAGGAGACCAAAGACGGTCAGTTTGTCGTCATGCATGATACGAATTTGTTGGCCTTGACGGGAAATACCGGAGGTACGCACGATTATAGCTTGCAGGAGTTGACCTCCATGACCGCCTCAGAAAACGGTCAGTCTGCACCAGTTCCGTCCTTCGATGCCTATCTGGATAAGGCAGACCAATTGGGTCAGAAACTCCTGGTCGAAATCAAGGAGACCAAGCAAGATAGTCCTGATTTAGCTAAGAATTTTGTCAAAAAATATGGGAAACGCCTCTTGGCCAAGGGGCATCAGTTTCATTCGCTAGATTATCAGATCATTGTAGAAATCGAGAAGGTTCTGCCCCAGCTAAAAACCTATCTGATTTTGCCCTTTAACAGTATCTATCCTCAGACAGTAGCGGATGGCTACACCATGGAATATACTTCTCTGGACCAAAATTTCATGATGAAGTCTTGGTTACGCGGCAAGTCGGTCTATGTCTGGACGCCCAATGATGAGGACGAAATGACACGAATGGCTATGCTTCAGGTGGATGGGATTATCACCGACCAGCTTGAGAGCTTGCAGAGGGTTGAAGACAGTCTGCGGTCAACCACTCGCTATGCAGATTTGTTCCTCTTGCAGGTCGAGTCATTGTTATATGGATTGTAAAAAACGTGAGTTCGGATGGAACCCACGTTTTTAATGTGAAATGGGAAGGAATTCCCATCGAAAGTAAGTTTTGAGAGCTTCATACTAGCCTAGGAGTTGTGCCATTCTTCTCTGAGAATGCCGTATTTGACAGAGTCATAGTAGTATCCCTGCCAGTAGCGAACCTTGCGAATCTGTCCTTCTTTTCGCATGCCAATCTTTTCAGCTACCCGCATCATGCCAGGATTACCAGACCAGGTGGTCAGTCCGATGTGTTCCAGTTCTGGCATGCTTGTGAAAATCTGACGAATCCATTTCTGGAGGGCTAGGGTTGCGAATCCTTTTCCCCATTGGTTCTCATTATAGATTTCGATACCAACTTCTAGCCAGCGTGTGGCTTGATTTTCCCAATAATAACTAACCATTCCGATTGGCTCTCCATCTACCAAGATGCCTCGAACTTCTTCTGTTTGGAACCAAGGATAGCGCGGTGATTCTTGGAAATTGGTGAAGTCTTTATAAGCCTGATAGTCATCGAAATAGGGGGCTGCGAACTCTTTCCAGTAGGGTTTTTCGTCAGAGAATCCTATTTTCCAAATAGTTCGGAGTGCTTGCTCTGTAAGAGGGAGGAGTTCTAGGTTGGACACGGGAGTGCTCCTTTCTAAAATGGCAATTTCCCTGCGAAGGCACCGAGTTTCTTCTTGGTTGCCTCATCAATTTGTTCCAGCGCTGCATTAACCGCCTGAATGGTCATATCCTGCAAGGTTTCGATGTCGTCAGCGTCAACAACTTCAGGTTTGAAGTCGATGGCAACCAATTTCTTGTCGCCTGTCAAAGTTGCGGTGACCAAGTCTTGTGCAGAAGTGCCTGTAAACTGGGTTGCAGCCAGTTCAGCCTGGCTTTTCTCCATTTGCTTTTGAAGCTTCTGAGCTTGGCGCATCATGTTTTGCATGTTCATCATAATAGATATTCTCCTTAAAAAATCTTACGGATTTATTATAACACTAAAAAAGGAAATTTGGGAAGGTCAGCGTGAGGTGATAGATCTGACTCTGCTAAGCAATTTTATTATTTCAAGGTTTTCACAAGAGTATTGATCGCTT
The sequence above is a segment of the Streptococcus suis genome. Coding sequences within it:
- a CDS encoding glycerophosphodiester phosphodiesterase produces the protein MDRIRREFQKVYYNLDKILLLFFVSFTVMEFVWIPLNSWLAEFLLSLTGHAYLSPTNVLQVLSSNLFVTVLFALLVILNILVAYLEIALIFTGVRQLLDNRVKHLRDYIKDVGRDMVGIISHTSLPKISFLLCYATVLLPFLRRILNIYYFNKLVIPQFVLDYLEKNNLVALVIALSLLVFSWLSARLMYAIPKIYFEHRGVKESVAHSWHQTRGWQQLASYARLLWTMTLPGLVILGVGLTLYLFQLLVDKTLPSLAYPLALLSFIFFRLTYYGAIAMFMTKFVTLLTGQHLPSYRRKRLRHRLRLLIVVSSALLFGLDGALSLYYPFESLPVTISHRGVDDENGVQNTLESLELTAQLRPDFVEMDIQETKDGQFVVMHDTNLLALTGNTGGTHDYSLQELTSMTASENGQSAPVPSFDAYLDKADQLGQKLLVEIKETKQDSPDLAKNFVKKYGKRLLAKGHQFHSLDYQIIVEIEKVLPQLKTYLILPFNSIYPQTVADGYTMEYTSLDQNFMMKSWLRGKSVYVWTPNDEDEMTRMAMLQVDGIITDQLESLQRVEDSLRSTTRYADLFLLQVESLLYGL
- a CDS encoding GNAT family N-acetyltransferase; translated protein: MSNLELLPLTEQALRTIWKIGFSDEKPYWKEFAAPYFDDYQAYKDFTNFQESPRYPWFQTEEVRGILVDGEPIGMVSYYWENQATRWLEVGIEIYNENQWGKGFATLALQKWIRQIFTSMPELEHIGLTTWSGNPGMMRVAEKIGMRKEGQIRKVRYWQGYYYDSVKYGILREEWHNS
- a CDS encoding YbaB/EbfC family nucleoid-associated protein; the encoded protein is MMNMQNMMRQAQKLQKQMEKSQAELAATQFTGTSAQDLVTATLTGDKKLVAIDFKPEVVDADDIETLQDMTIQAVNAALEQIDEATKKKLGAFAGKLPF